From the genome of Cryptococcus neoformans var. neoformans B-3501A chromosome 1, whole genome shotgun sequence, one region includes:
- a CDS encoding hypothetical protein (Similar to gi|40739901|gb|EAA59091.1| hypothetical protein AN3826.2 [Aspergillus nidulans FGSC A4], FASTA scores: opt: 815, E(): 9.8e-48, (35.443% identity (70.127% similar) in 395 aa overlap (12-394:3-391)); HMMPfam hit to PIG-U, GPI transamidase subunit PIG-U, score: 152.8, E(): 7.4e-43), translating into MSYLERLCSHKISHSEVYIVGAVLRMALFSLPEVVIALQRRPELLTPLTSFRSIQEGVFIYEHGTSPYSGGTFYHSPIYLVLFSHVIPISSICLTAAFWTLADLWGAWSLVKISQARNQKRCARDALVAAVYLLNPYSLLTCIARSTTTLDNAVLLGALSAAAAGKTTFSLISLAVAVHTSFYPIILLPPIVILLGKTNTKQPKKSLVLQSLLLFAALTIAIGVFNFVILGDNWIWKSLGTSLEVINLTPNVGMWWYFFTEMFDHFRTFFLGVFQLHTIIYIAPICIRMVDRPLDAILLLLAIFVTWKSFPALGDMGLCAGLIGCFPDILANLRHPLFSLTVHLYTSILLPLLHSLWLLTGTGNANFFYAATMVYGLNASLIIVDMLGASMRVEVKKRVALEGADDQSGTQDKKECTDDVCENWEARKWHVVQFTK; encoded by the exons ATGAGCTATCTAGAGCGATTATGTTCACACAAGATATCTCACTCTGAAGTCTACATTGTAGGGGCTGTACTCCGCATGgccctcttttccttgcccGAAGTTGTGATAGCTTTGCAACGAAGGCCGGAGCTATTGACGCCCCTAACTTCTTTTCGAAGCA TCCAGGAAGGTGTCTTCATATATGAGCACGGCACAAGTCCTTACTCAGGGGGTACTTTCTACCAT TCTCCAATATATTTAGTCCTGTTCAGTCATGTTATTCCTATATCGTCAATCTGTTTAACTGCGGCATTCTGGACACTTGCGGATCTCTGGGGCGCATGGTCTCTGGTAAAAATCTCCCAAGCCAGAAACCAAAAGCGATGTGCTAGAGATGCTTTGGTAGCTGCTGT ATACTTGCTCAACCCCTACTCATTACTCACCTGTATTGCACGATCAACTACAACCTTGGATAACGCAGTGTTATTAGGTGCTCTCTCCGCTGCAGCCGCAG GGAAAACAACTTTTTCGCTGATATCGTTAGCTGTGGCAGTGCATACGTCCTTCTATCCTATAATCTTACTGCCCCCGATTGTAATCCTTCTGGGGAAAACCAATACTAAACAACCAAAGAAATCATTGGTTCTACAATCCTTATTGCTCTTTGCTGCCTTGACGATTGCTATTGGCGTGTTCAATTTTGTAATCCTGGGGGACAACTGGATTTGGAAATCACTGGGTACCAG CCTTGAGGTAATCAATCTTACCCCAAATGTTGGTATGTGGTGGTATTTCTTCACAGAAATGTTCGATCATTTCCGAACGTTTTTCCTTGGCGTTTTTCAG CTGCATACAATTATCTACATCGCACCGATATGCATCCGAATGGTCGATAGGCCTTTGGATGCTATATTATTGCTCCTAGCAATTTTTGTCACATGGAAGAGCTTTCCTGCTCTGGGAGATATGGGTCTTTGTGCTGGATTAATTGGATGCTTCCCTGATATACTTGCCA ATTTACGCCATCCTCTGTTCTCCCTCACCGTCCATCTATACACGtctattcttcttcctttgtTACATTCTCTTTGGCTACTCACCGGCACAGGCAATGCGAATTTCTTCTACGCTGCCACCATGGTGTATGGTCTCAACGCAAGTTTAATCATCGTCGACATGTTAGGTGCTAGTATGAGGGTCGAAGTCAAAAAACGAGTTGCTCTGGAAGGAGCCGATGACCAGTCGGGAACGCAAGATAAGAAAGAATGTACGGACGACGTCTGTGAGAATTGGGAGGCTAGGAAATGGCACGTAGTGCAGTTCACGAAATGA
- a CDS encoding hypothetical protein (Match to EST gb|CF187551.1|CF187551; Similar to gi|19112078|ref|NP_595286.1| SH3 domain containing protein [Schizosaccharomyces pombe], FASTA scores: opt: 363, E(): 1.2e-09, (37.864% identity (61.165% similar) in 206 aa overlap (79-276:111-296)); HMMPfam hit to SH3, SH3 domain, score: 46.6, E(): 6.9e-11) has translation MATQQPAQAFASHLINQTLSSIALLESLSLINSADASLIRQKLPSPTGPFPSLSPPSPSNSFANLTIAQSSPTSSWTVQHARDDNSSNSPSNSMQPSASAPALPPRQRSEPAERRAKALWDFSGTEADDLQFRSGDTIIIDEEVNEQWSRGRVIPNGHSAPLPRSRLFPSNYVEQLPPVQNNAPPPPQIPYYQPPPPGPQSMVPYQPPQQGYYGQKPPMHVMPPQQQVQGGVMVQQDTQHKPRFGKLGSQLGTAAVTGVGFGAGSAVGSGIINSIF, from the exons ATGGCCACCCAACAGCCTGCTCAGGCGTTTGCTTCCCATTTGATCAACCAGACATTGTCCTCTATCGCCCTTCTTGAGtctctctccctcatcAACTCAGCAGATGCTTCCTTAATCCGTCAAAAATTACCCTCTCCTACCGGCCCGTTCCCAAGCCTTAGTCCTCCTTCACCGTCAAACTCATTCGCAAATCTCACCATTGCACAATCGTCTCCTACGTCTTCTTGGACCGTTCAGCATGCTAGAGATGACAACTCTTCAAACTCGCCCTCAAACAGTATGCAGCCCTCTGCTTCGGCGCCTGCCTTGCCTCCAAGACAAAGATCGGAGCCGGCTGAGCGAAGAGCCAAAGCTCTGTGGGATTTTAGCGGTACT GAAGCGGATGATCTGCAGTTCCGTAGTGGTGATACCATCATTATCGACGAGGAAG TTAACGAGCAGTGGTCTCGAGGAAGGGTGATCCCGAATGGCCACAGCGCACCCCTACCGCGGTCGAGATTATTCCCTTCCAATTATGTTGAACAACT CCCTCCGGTCCAGAACAATGCTCCGCCCCCTCCCCAGATACCATATTACCAACCCCCACCTCCCGGCCCACAAAGCATGGTTCCATACCAGCCTCCTCAACAAGGCTATTACGGTCAGAAGCCTCCAATGCACGTTATGCCACCTCAGCAACAAGTCCAGGGTGGCGTGATGGTGCAGCAAGACACTCAACACAAACCCAGGTTTGGAAAATTAGGATCTCAG CTTGGTACCGCAGCTGTTACTGGTGTAGGCTTTGGAGCCGGCTCTGCTGTTGGAAGTGGAATCATCAATTCCATTTTTTGA
- a CDS encoding hypothetical protein (Match to EST gb|CF193096.1|CF193096; Similar to gi|46096428|gb|EAK81661.1| hypothetical protein UM01028.1 [Ustilago maydis 521], FASTA scores: opt: 611, E(): 2.4e-36, (65.972% identity (78.472% similar) in 144 aa overlap (1-144:1263-1399)); HMMPfam hit to UPF0047, Uncharacterised protein family UPF0047, score: 143.7, E(): 4e-40): MPWQKTFSLPPNRKGMHLVTNEVIQQCLEGLKNVDIGIFTLHCLHTSAGLTLNENCDRTVRTDMDMALDTIVPESLPWEHTDEGPDDSVSHLKTSLIGNSITVPISKGKLVLGTWQGIYLAEFRHNGAGWGGQGQGRKVVATIL; the protein is encoded by the exons ATGCCGTGGCAAAAGACATT TTCGTTGCCCCCTAATAGGAAGGGGATGCATCTG GTAACTAATGAAGTTATTCAGCAGTGTCTGGAAGGCTTGAAAAACGTAGACATCGGCATATTCACTCTTCATTGCTTGCATACCTCTGCTGGCTTGACT CTGAACGAGAATTGTGACCG AACGGTTCGGACAG ACATGGATATGGCTCTTGACACTATCGTGCCCGAATCTTTACCGTGGGAACATACAGATGAGGGACCAGA TGATTCTGTATCCCATTTGAAGACATCATTGATTGGAAATTCTATCACTGTCCCCATCTCGAAAGGAAAGCTGGTTTTGGGTACGTGGCAAGGTATTTACCTTGCGGAATTCAGGCATAATGGCGCAGGATGGGGTGGGCAAGGACAGGGGCGCAAAGTTGTTGCTACAATTCTGTAG
- a CDS encoding hypothetical protein (Similar to gi|46096955|gb|EAK82188.1| hypothetical protein UM01325.1 [Ustilago maydis 521], FASTA scores: opt: 459, E(): 8.6e-22, (44.608% identity (62.745% similar) in 204 aa overlap (46-238:158-354)); HMMPfam hit to RRM_1, RNA recognition motif. (a.k.a. RRM, RBD, or RNP domain), score: 88.9, E(): 1.3e-23): MAFSAAYVPSSPGPGEYNPPYPGYIIYSSTSHKWDELMTFNSYAVRSPSPSDSRSSDNIPSKSPPGSSHVFSKVKSTNILGVFGLSVRTTERDLQDEFSRHGEIEKVVIVYDQRTGRSRGFGFITMRSIEDATQCINKLNGFTIHGRNIRVDYSATPKPHDPTPGQYLGPKTTTISDERLLSRCGRYDDFLEMDRSLHGASHRHHFNRSKGRYVIRDDQMLDKRRRLEDAYYRGRHDRREAHEYRYRRTSLR, from the exons ATG GCCTTTTCTGCAGCCTATGTGCCATCGTCTCCGGGGCCAGGGGAGTACAACCCTCCATATCCGGGCTACATCATCTATTCTTCAACT AGCCACAAATGGGACGAATT GATGACTTTCAACTCGTATGCTGTACGAtcaccctctccttcagaTTCGCGAAGTTCGGACAACAttccctccaaatcccCTCCGGGATCCTCACACGTCTTCTCCAAAGTAAAATCTACAAACATCTTGGGAGTATTTGGTTTGTCTGTCCGCACCACCGAAAGGGATCTTCAGGATGAATTCAGCAGACATggagagattgaaaaggTTGTTATCGTGTATGACCAACGG ACCGGCAGGTCTCGAGGTTTTGGCTTCATCACCATGAGGTCGATTGAAGACGCTACCCAATGCATCAACAAGCTAAACGGGTTCACCATCCATGGACGTAATATCCGAGTCGATTATTCTGCGACACCCAAACCACACGACCCTACACCTGGACAGTACTTAGGGCCGAAGACAACAACAATCT CCGACGAAAGACTGTTATCCCGATGTGGTCGATACGACGACTTTCTAGAGATGGACAGATCACTTCACGGCGCAagtcatcgtcatcatttcAACCGCAGTAAGGGTAGATATGTTATCAGGGATGATCAGATGCTCGATAA ACGTCGCCGACTTGAAGATGCGTATTATCGGGGTCGACACGACAGGCGCGAGGCTCATGAGTATCGTTATCGACGAACATCATTGAGGTGA
- a CDS encoding hypothetical protein (Similar to gi|45382817|ref|NP_989988.1| mitochondrial branched-chain alpha-keto acid dehydrogenase E1-beta subunit [Gallus gallus], FASTA scores: opt: 985, E(): 9.2e-53, (55.143% identity (75.714% similar) in 350 aa overlap (99-447:62-392)); HMMPfam hit to Transket_pyr, Transketolase, pyridine binding domain, score: 199.0, E(): 9.1e-57; HMMPfam hit to Transketolase_C, Transketolase, C-terminal domain, score: 100.1, E(): 5.4e-27), with product MTLLTGSRITQSFLLTVKTRKPQCLCLLQSEQRKRMSTNHAAVHKGKPPPSRSAPAIIDMQSTTEEPPLGESELFLRTRDEALNTPGMKFADGHGLKGPTGKGRQTRKMNLYQAIRDALGTALAKNPKSFVFGEDVETGVFRCTTGLVDEFGKRRVFNTPLTEQGIAGFGIGLASVGGCAIAEIQFGDYIFPAFDQLVNEAAKQRYASGGSYPPVGGSLTIRAPIGSVGHGGLYHSQSPEGFFLGAAGLKIVIPRSPIQAKGLLLAAIRDPSPTLFFEPKILYRAAVEEVPIDDYTIPLGQAEVIRKGADLTVVSYGTPLHICLRAINMLQQPPSSILGSLPPGLRPPQPAPSIELIDLRTINPLPLEDLVSAVRKTGRLVIVHEAGRSGSVGNNIAGEVGRRAFEYLEAPVGVVSGWDTPVPLSFERFYQPDVIRVFDKLVETLSY from the exons ATGACATTGTTGACTGGTTCTCGCATTACACAGTCGTTCTTACTCACAGTGAAAACGAGAAAACCCCAGTGTTTATGTCTCCTCCAATCTGAACAACGAAAACGTATGTCCACAAATCATGCAGCCGTTCACAAAGGGAAACCACCTCCTTCACGATCTGCCCCTGCTATCATCGACATGCAGAGTACGACGGAAGAACCACCTTTAGGGGAGAGTGAGCTTTTTCTTCGCACTCGAGATGAA GCTTTGAATACTCCCGGCATGAAGTTCGCAGATGGTCATGGCCTCAAAGGACCTACAGGGAAAGGCCGACAGACAAGAAAGATGAATCTCTATCAAGCCATTCGTGACGCCCTGGG CACCGCCCTAGCCAAGAACCCGAAATCTTTTGTATTCGGCGAAGATGTTGAAACAGGAGTGTTTAGATGTACCACGGGCTTAGTAGATGAATTTG GAAAAAGACGTGTATTCAATACACCTCTCACGGAGCAAGGTATTGCTGGCTTTGGCATCGGATTAGCAAGCGTAGGCGGATGTGCCATTGCCGAAATACAATTTGGCGATTAT ATATTTCCCGCTTTTGATCAACTCGTCAACGAGGCAGCAAAACAAAGATATGCCAGCGGGGGCTCGTATCCACCGGTTGGCGGAAGCCTTACCATCCGTGCCCCTATAGGTAGCGTGGGGCATGGGGGCTTATATCATTCACAAAGCCCTGAAGGATTCTTTCTTGGTGCAGCAGGACTGAAGATCGTCATCCCGCGTTCACCCATACAAGCCAAGGGATTGCTTTTGGCCGCCATTCGAGACCCGTCTCCAACCCTGTTCTTTGAACCTAAGATTCT TTACCGAGCGGCAG TGGAGGAGGTTCCTATCGATGACTACACCATTCCATTGGGACAGGCTGAAGTTATTCGCAAAGGCGCAGACCTCACCGTAGTGTCCTATGGTACACCTTTGCATATCTGCT TGCGAGCAATCAATATGCTTCAGCAACCTCCGTCGAGCATTTTAGGTTCACTTCCCCCCGGGCTTCGCCCTCCCCAGCCGGCTCCTTCCATCGAATTGATTGATCTTCGAACCATTAATCCGTTGCCCCTGGAAGACTTGGTGTCCGCCGTGCGAAAAACTGGAAGATTAGTCATAGTCCATGAGGCTGGTCGAAGCGGGAGTGTGGGCAATAATATCGCAGGCGAAGTGGGCAGAAGAGCATTTGAATATCTTGAAGCACCCGTGGGAGTTGTTAGCGGATGGGA CACACCGGTGCCTTTATCATTCGAGCGATTTTATCAGCCTGATGTGATACGGGTCTTCGATAAATTAGTGGAAACATTGTCTTATTAA
- a CDS encoding hypothetical protein (Match to EST gb|CF185467.1|CF185467; Similar to gi|21667388|gb|AAM74045.1| cAMP-dependent protein kinase catalytic subunit [Cryptococcus neoformans var. neoformans], FASTA scores: opt: 3412, E(): 2.4e-177, (99.612% identity (100.000% similar) in 516 aa overlap (1-516:1-516)); HMMPfam hit to Pkinase, Protein kinase domain, score: 278.6, E(): 9.8e-81), translating into MFQKVSDKFHRKQQSTTLPGKTQQVPNPTSPVLAKANSQAQQAYSLPQDHSPMEGIQRDSPPIQQPMATEKAPIVGSSASTSLPTLSVQDGTLPLTPGAQGMQTGTIDGHRQLQSPVSRSSSAGEDKMREKARDAQEQAAQAQANLHHATQQARVAAINAAATQAALETAAQLPATARVPVSGGGVEQGQARRKTAGRYALSDFLIERTLGTGSFGRVHLVRSRHNGRFYAVKVLNKEKVIKMKQVEHTNSEREMLVRVRHPFLVNLWGTFQDVNNLYMVMDFVAGGELFSLLRKSQRFPNSVAKFYAAEVALALDYLHSLDIIYRDLKPENLLLGADGHVKVTDFGFAKYVPDITWTLCGTPDYLAPEVVQSKGYNKSVDWYALGVLIFEMLAGYPPFFTEDGNPMKLYEKIIAGKVRYPTYFDALAKELLKNLLIGDLTKRYGNLRAGSSDIFAHGWFAEVDWDKLYRREIPAPYVPKIDGEGDASQFDRYQEADVSAYGKVGNGPYDHFFTEF; encoded by the exons ATGTTCCAAAAGGTGTCCGATAAGTTCCATCGCAAACAGCAGTCCACGACATTACCCGGTAAAACGCAACAGGTTCCTAACCCTACCAGTCCAGTCCTGGCGAAAGCCAAttctcaagctcaacaagcATATTCTTTGCCTCAAGATCATTCCCCGATGGAAGGTATACAAAG GGATTCCCCCCCTATCCAACAGCCTATGGCTACTGAAAAGGCACCCATAGTTGGATCTTCTGCATCGACGTCTTTACCCACCCTATCCGTGCAAGATGGCACTCTTCCATTGACTCCAGGTGCTCAGGGGATGCAGACAGGCACAATTGACGGGCATCGGCAACTTCAGAGTCCTGTGTCTCGTAGTAGTAGTGCAGGCGAGGATaagatgagagaaaaggCGAGGGATGCCCAGGAGCAG GCAGCGCAAGCCCAGGCCAACCTCCATCACGCAACGCAACAAGCGCGCGTTGCCGCCATCAATGCCGCCGCTACTCAAGCTGCCCTTGAAACAGCCGCCCAGCTGCCCGCAACTGCTAGGGTCCCAGTTTCCGGTGGGGGAGTTGAGCAGGGTCAAGCAAGACGCAAAACAGCTGGCCGATATGCTCTATCTGATTTCCTTATTGAAAGAAC TTTGGGCACCGGGTCCTTCGGACGTGTGCATTTAGTGCGGTCACGCCACAACGGTCGCTTCTATGCCGTTAAGGTTCTgaacaaggagaaggttaTCAAGATGAAGCAAGTTGAACACACCAATTCTGAACGAGAGATGTTGGTGCGGGTTCGACACCCATTTCTCGTCAACCTCTGGGGAACCTTTCAGGATGTGAATAACCTGTATATGGTCATGGACTTTGTGGCAGGAGGTGAACTCTTTAGCCTTCTTCGTAAAAGTCAA CGATTCCCGAATTCTGTCGCGAAATTCTACGCGGCCGAAGTTGCTTTAGCGCTCGACTATCTTCATTCACTCGATATTATCTACCGAGATCTTAAGCCAGAAAATCTACTTTTGGGTGCAGATGGCCATGTCAAGGTTACCGACTTTGGTTTTGCCAAGTATGTACCTGATATCACCTGGACTCTTTGCGGGACACCGGATTACC TTGCTCCGGAGGTTGTTCAGTCCAAGGGTTATAACAAAAGCGTCGATTGGTACGCTTTAGGGGTATTAATATTTGAAATGCTG GCGGGTTatcctcccttcttcaccgaAGACGGCAATCCAATGAAATTGTATGAGAAG ATCATTGCTGGCAAAGTCCGCTATCCGACATACTTTGACGCACTTGCGAAAGAACTCTTAAAAAATCTACTGATCGGGGACCTCACTAAGCGATACGGTAATTTGAGAGCGGGCTCTTCTGATATATTTGCCCATGGGTGGTTCGCAGAAGTCGACTGGGACAAGCTGTACAGGCGCGAAATCCCGGCTCCATATGTGCCCAAGATTGACGGCGAAGGAGACGCTAGCCA GTTCGATCGCTACCAAGAGGCGGATGTTAGTGCTTATGGGAAGGTTGGCAACGGTCCATATGATCATTTCTTCACGGAGTTTTAG
- a CDS encoding hypothetical protein (HMMPfam hit to GIY-YIG, GIY-YIG catalytic domain, score: 54.7, E(): 2.5e-13), giving the protein MSDDAEVTNNKKTTKSTLLDGNHIFPPFYACYLLRSKATANSNRTYVGSTPDPPRRIRQHNGELKQGAWSTSRHRPWEMQMIVYGFPSKLAALQFEWAWQKPELSRHLRIRGEDQEYYHIFTKDARRNWVERKVCVAYALISLTPFNRLPLHVRFFNHETHGIWQSIHEQAGVNTIQRGKSRAKPVNPLHLLSQSVAPAVTIILDLGGVSGTSGKRRECTKGVMSHEGPIDVKDVEFRQGFGVRGKWLEIRKRILSGQDLCCHLCQERIAFNDHLTFSICPLAESQDCFCITHLICLAKHFQDEAPVEDRRAPSQPKILPYQGLCPNCKRTVQWGQHIRACYARKEQVEKAEKAEKAEKAEKAEKAEKAEKAEKAEKAEKAGRKVRQREMKTKKGDQSNGTVAQPESIYSATPVHTTFGLSNASATLIDPSMPARSMKSKDVGGEGIRHSTHTDDSDGIISVYSETEDESESEPEWEIFEAEMMALS; this is encoded by the exons ATGTCGGACGACGCAGAAGTGACGAATAATAAGAAAACGACGAAATCGACATTGTTAGATGGCAATCAcatttttcctcctttttaTGCTTGCTATCTGTTGAGGTCCAAGGCTACTGCTAATTCCAATCGAACTTAT GTTGGGTCCACACCAGATCCGCCAAGGCGAATTAGGCAACATAATGGAGAGCTCAAGCAGGGAGCTTGGTCGACATCCCGTCATCGCCCATGG GAGATGCAAATGATCGTATACGG GTTCCCAAGTAAGCTCGCGGCCCTTCAG TTTGAATGGGCGTGGCAAAAGCCAGAACTCTCTAGGCACCTCAGAATTCGGGGGGAGGATCAAGAATACTATCACATATTCACTAAAGATGCAAGGCGCAACTGGGTCGAACGTAAAGTTTG CGTCGCTTACGCTCTAATCTCTTTAACGCCATTTAATCGATTACCTCTTCATGTACGGTTTTTTAACCATGAAACCCATGGCATCTGGCAGTCGATTCACGAGCAGGCAGGTGTCAACACTATACAACGTGGCAAATCTCGTGCGAAGCCCGTCAATCCGCTGCACCTTCTCAGCCAAAGTGTAGCGCCTGCTGTAACGATAATACTTGACCTTGGAGGTGTTTCAGGGACAtcagggaagagaagagagtgtACGAAGGGTGTTATGAGCCACGAGGGTCCTATTGACGTAAAAGACGTTGAGTTCAGACAGGGATTTGGTGTACGGGGGAAATGGCTAGAGATAAGAAAGCGTATCTTATCAGGACAGGATCTATGTTGCCACCTCTGTCAAGAGCGCATAGCTTTCAAT GACCATTTGACATTTTCAATATGTCCGCTCGCTGAATCCCAAGATTGTTTCTGCATAACACATCTCATTTGCCTGGCAAAGCATTTCCAAGATGAGGCACCAGTCGAAGATCGAAGGGCGCCTTCACAGCCCAAAATATTACCTTATCAAGGTTTATGTCCCAACTGTAAGCGGACAGTGCAATGGGGCCAACACATCCGAGCTTGTTACGCGCGTAAAGAGCAGGTCGAGAAAGCAGAGAAAGCAGAGAAAGCAGAGAAAGCAGAGAAAGCAGAGAAAGCAGAGAAAGCAGAGAAAGCAGAGAAAGCAGAGAAAGCAGAGAAAGCAGGTAGGAAGGTCAGGCAAAGAGAAATGAAAACGAAAAAAGGGGATCAAAGCAATGGAACGGTCGCCCAGCCAGAGTCCATATACTCTGCCACACCTGTGCACACAACCTTTGGCTTGTCCAATGCTTCTGCCACATTAATTGATCCTTCCATGCCTGCCAGATCaatgaagagcaaggacGTCGGTGGCGAAGGTATCCGTCATTCTACACATACAGACGATAGTGATGGCATTATCTCCGTATATTCGGAgacggaagatgaaagcgAAAGCGAACCGGAATGGGAGATTTTCGAGGCAGAGATGATGGCTCTCTCATAG